A window of the Streptomyces sp. NBC_00250 genome harbors these coding sequences:
- a CDS encoding M36 family metallopeptidase has translation MPPARLSTRARTLLIGAVLLALPAVTVTPSAAVIGAAEHPGAQTGPAQEQSDLPYPNIDVRGDKRVAPTAGQLRAAQELDGAAIRWGRFGTPRLLTPQGRNALTATSATDPRTLALDHIREHAALYGLSGAELEALTVVKSYRTEHNGVRHVFIGQSDRGVPVHGARLSVAVDASGRILTVTGSLVAEARATGKAVLGKGAALDRAAASVGTDSPSGTPSDSPSGTAAATAGRVTFPLADGTARPAWRTTLTADNKHLYDIVVDAGNGTVLQRIDLTSNEGPEGRVFTDQNPTLGSATTVPFSGLGRSWVTGRVTTGNNGEVSQDLDGEETLGHQPQTPAAGDPAYQHFAYTFTDAFRTSGGTDLTTDRDAVVTQAFYYANRMHDHLYGLGFDEASGNFQEDNLGAGGAGGDRVQVYVDFDANGDSACNADFGTPADGQNPTMRLFVGRASCDNHNVHRAMNGDTVAHEYSHGLSHRLVGGGDMGDGVQTGALGEGWSDAVATSLWNDPVYGEYNNGRPTGIRRVAYDNSHLTYADLCDDGTCSVHSDGEIWATTMWDMRTALVGAYGYTTGKQRHEQLMVDGMKQTPSSPDFLDARDGILAADRADHGGANQCLLWGVFARRGMGASATSPSQGQADPATDYPASCRPTADAGGPYTTKEGSDVRLDAGGSTVPGGGGGYSWDFDGDGAYDDATGVSPLFDRVGQDGTYTVGLRVGNAAGADTDTATVTVTNVAPTVNLTVQGPREEGGKLTVSGTVTDPGWLDPLTATIDPGDGKPVALPGQSENNRPDATLAFSREIAFGDNGTFTVKICGSDDDTSACREADVTVANVDPSAVIDKTGAVPLAGGRTLVVRSGEEKRYTARITDPGSDDETMGWAWGDGTPPTTTTSLVNPPGTDPARSPSVQPRDLTDAPAHTYTKPCLYQLSLTARDDDGGTGTDGMPLIVQGHAPLSLLADVWYVKYLTGDLTGLGKETLDCYLKIVQHSSAVFSEKVDVSTQGKAANVLFLNLLMDPKRSLDRQLLAAWLNFANGSFDPYELVDTDSDLKADTPFLEAVQNAEKVRLDPQATKQQLSAQAAILTCINIPLV, from the coding sequence ATGCCACCCGCACGCCTGTCGACGCGCGCACGAACACTGCTCATCGGAGCGGTCCTGCTCGCCCTACCGGCCGTCACGGTCACACCGTCGGCCGCCGTGATCGGCGCCGCCGAACACCCCGGAGCGCAGACGGGACCGGCCCAGGAGCAGTCGGATCTGCCGTACCCGAACATCGACGTACGCGGCGACAAGCGCGTCGCGCCCACGGCCGGGCAACTGCGCGCGGCCCAGGAGCTCGACGGCGCGGCGATCCGCTGGGGCCGGTTCGGTACGCCGAGGCTGCTCACCCCGCAGGGCCGTAACGCGCTCACCGCCACCAGTGCCACCGATCCGCGGACCCTCGCGCTGGACCACATACGCGAGCACGCGGCCCTCTACGGCCTGTCCGGCGCCGAGTTGGAAGCCCTCACCGTCGTCAAGTCGTACCGCACCGAGCACAACGGCGTACGGCACGTCTTCATCGGCCAGAGCGACCGGGGCGTCCCCGTCCACGGCGCCCGTCTCTCGGTCGCCGTCGACGCGTCCGGCCGCATCCTCACCGTCACCGGCAGCCTCGTGGCGGAGGCCCGCGCCACGGGGAAGGCCGTCCTCGGCAAGGGCGCCGCACTGGACCGGGCCGCGGCCTCCGTCGGCACCGACTCCCCGTCCGGCACACCGTCCGACTCGCCATCCGGCACGGCCGCGGCCACCGCCGGCCGGGTCACCTTCCCGCTCGCCGACGGCACCGCCCGTCCGGCCTGGCGGACCACGCTCACCGCCGACAACAAGCACCTGTACGACATCGTCGTCGACGCCGGGAACGGCACCGTCCTCCAGCGCATCGACCTCACCAGCAACGAGGGCCCCGAGGGCCGGGTCTTCACCGACCAGAACCCCACCCTCGGCAGCGCGACGACGGTGCCCTTCAGCGGCCTCGGCCGCTCCTGGGTCACCGGCCGGGTCACCACCGGGAACAACGGCGAGGTCTCCCAGGACCTCGACGGCGAGGAGACCCTCGGGCACCAGCCGCAGACCCCGGCGGCCGGAGACCCGGCGTACCAGCACTTCGCCTACACCTTCACGGACGCCTTCCGTACGAGCGGCGGAACCGACCTCACCACCGACCGGGACGCGGTCGTCACCCAGGCCTTCTACTACGCCAACCGCATGCACGACCACCTCTACGGACTCGGCTTCGACGAGGCCTCGGGCAACTTCCAGGAGGACAACCTCGGCGCCGGCGGCGCCGGCGGCGACCGGGTCCAGGTCTACGTCGACTTCGACGCCAACGGGGACTCCGCCTGCAACGCCGACTTCGGCACCCCCGCCGACGGCCAGAACCCGACCATGCGGCTCTTCGTCGGACGCGCCTCCTGCGACAACCACAACGTGCACCGGGCCATGAACGGCGACACCGTCGCCCATGAGTACAGCCACGGCCTGTCCCACCGGCTCGTCGGCGGCGGCGACATGGGCGACGGAGTGCAGACCGGCGCGCTCGGCGAGGGCTGGAGCGACGCGGTGGCCACCTCCCTCTGGAACGACCCCGTGTACGGCGAGTACAACAACGGCCGGCCCACCGGCATACGCCGCGTCGCGTACGACAACAGCCACCTCACCTACGCCGACCTCTGCGACGACGGCACCTGCAGCGTGCACTCCGACGGCGAGATCTGGGCCACCACCATGTGGGACATGCGCACCGCGCTCGTCGGCGCGTACGGATACACCACCGGAAAGCAGCGGCACGAGCAGCTGATGGTCGACGGCATGAAGCAGACGCCGTCCTCGCCGGACTTCCTCGACGCCCGCGACGGCATCCTCGCCGCCGACCGCGCCGACCACGGGGGCGCCAACCAGTGCCTGCTGTGGGGCGTGTTCGCCCGCCGGGGCATGGGCGCGAGCGCCACCTCGCCGAGCCAGGGGCAGGCCGACCCGGCGACCGACTACCCGGCGAGCTGCCGGCCCACCGCCGACGCGGGCGGCCCGTACACCACCAAGGAGGGCTCTGACGTACGGCTCGACGCCGGTGGCTCCACCGTCCCCGGTGGCGGCGGCGGTTACAGCTGGGACTTCGACGGCGACGGCGCCTACGACGACGCGACCGGCGTCAGCCCGCTCTTCGACCGGGTCGGCCAGGACGGCACGTACACCGTCGGTCTGCGCGTCGGCAACGCCGCCGGAGCCGACACCGACACGGCGACCGTGACCGTCACCAACGTGGCGCCCACGGTGAACCTCACCGTCCAGGGCCCGCGCGAGGAGGGCGGCAAGCTCACCGTCTCCGGCACGGTCACCGACCCGGGCTGGCTCGACCCGCTCACCGCCACCATCGACCCCGGTGACGGCAAGCCCGTCGCGCTGCCCGGGCAGTCGGAGAACAACCGCCCCGACGCGACCCTCGCCTTCAGCCGCGAGATCGCCTTCGGCGACAACGGCACCTTCACCGTGAAGATCTGCGGCAGTGACGACGACACGAGCGCCTGCCGAGAGGCCGACGTCACCGTCGCCAACGTCGACCCGTCCGCCGTCATCGACAAGACCGGTGCCGTGCCGCTCGCGGGCGGCCGGACCCTCGTCGTCCGCTCGGGTGAGGAGAAGCGGTACACCGCCCGGATCACCGACCCCGGCAGCGACGACGAGACCATGGGCTGGGCCTGGGGCGACGGGACACCGCCCACCACGACCACCTCGCTCGTCAACCCGCCCGGCACCGACCCCGCCCGCAGCCCCAGCGTCCAGCCGCGCGACCTGACGGACGCCCCGGCCCACACGTACACCAAGCCCTGCCTGTACCAACTGTCCCTCACGGCACGCGACGACGACGGCGGCACCGGGACCGACGGGATGCCCCTCATCGTCCAGGGCCACGCCCCGCTGTCGCTCCTCGCCGACGTCTGGTACGTCAAGTACCTGACCGGCGACCTCACCGGGCTCGGCAAGGAGACGCTGGACTGCTATCTGAAGATCGTCCAGCACTCCAGCGCGGTGTTCTCCGAGAAGGTCGACGTGTCCACCCAGGGCAAGGCCGCGAACGTCCTCTTCCTCAACCTGCTGATGGACCCGAAGCGGTCCCTCGACCGCCAACTCCTTGCGGCCTGGCTGAACTTCGCCAACGGATCCTTCGACCCGTACGAACTCGTCGACACCGACAGCGATCTGAAGGCGGACACCCCCTTCCTGGAGGCCGTCCAGAACGCCGAGAAGGTACGCCTCGACCCCCAGGCCACCAAGCAGCAGCTGTCAGCCCAAGCGGCCATTCTCACCTGCATCAACATCCCGCTCGTATGA
- a CDS encoding class I SAM-dependent methyltransferase: MFPPGRAGEGERIDFGALAYDDITMARLRALGAGPGWRCLDVGAGTGTVSCRLLEEAGVTGVLAVDRDVRFLSERPVSGLDMLEADITAPDFDPGRFRLVHARFVLMHLPERERLIARLAELVEPGGVLVLSDAVDLTSDRAPGTPYTEVMRAMWQALRDTIGTDVSWVPAYPQVLRGAGLVSVGAEIHVPPLLPGSPISRFWADTWERSRAPMLATGLVDDAAVDEAIRYLGSDQCAALSAGMLTVWGWKPEEGRR, from the coding sequence GTGTTCCCTCCCGGGCGGGCGGGTGAGGGTGAGCGCATCGACTTCGGCGCCCTCGCCTACGACGACATCACCATGGCGCGGCTTCGCGCGCTCGGGGCCGGCCCGGGGTGGCGGTGCCTCGACGTGGGTGCCGGCACCGGCACGGTCTCCTGCCGGCTGCTCGAAGAGGCCGGGGTGACGGGCGTGCTCGCCGTGGACCGGGACGTACGTTTTCTGAGCGAGCGGCCCGTGTCCGGACTCGACATGCTGGAGGCCGACATCACGGCCCCGGACTTCGACCCCGGCCGGTTCCGTCTCGTCCATGCGCGCTTCGTGCTGATGCACCTTCCCGAGCGCGAGCGTCTGATCGCCCGGCTTGCCGAACTCGTCGAGCCCGGAGGTGTGTTGGTCCTCAGCGACGCGGTCGACCTGACGAGTGACCGGGCGCCCGGCACGCCGTACACGGAGGTGATGCGGGCGATGTGGCAGGCGCTGCGGGACACCATCGGCACCGATGTCTCCTGGGTTCCGGCCTACCCCCAGGTGCTGCGCGGTGCGGGCCTCGTCTCCGTCGGGGCCGAGATCCATGTGCCGCCCCTGCTGCCCGGCAGTCCCATCAGCCGTTTCTGGGCGGACACTTGGGAACGCAGCAGGGCGCCGATGCTCGCCACCGGCCTCGTCGACGACGCTGCCGTCGACGAGGCGATCCGATACCTGGGCTCCGACCAATGCGCGGCACTGTCGGCCGGCATGCTCACGGTGTGGGGCTGGAAACCGGAGGAGGGTCGGCGCTGA
- a CDS encoding glycoside hydrolase family 64 protein, producing the protein MSARRRRSRAPLVSLVAAALISTVVTLAGPSDSVEAAVPATIPLTFKNNSGRGDQVYVYNLGTELSTGRQGWADANGTFHPWPAGGSTPVPAPDAAIAGPANGGSMTIRLPKFSGRIYFSYGQKLVFKLATGGLVQPAVQNPSDPNRNILFNWSEYTLNDSGLWINSTQVDMVSAPYAVGVKRPDGTVVNTGRLKPGGYRGFYDALRGQPGGWANLIQTRADGTVLRALAPGHGIEAGALPSGVMNDYINRVWSKYATSTLTVTPFANQPSVKYFGRVSGNVMNFTNSSGAVVTSFQKPDSDSVFGCYKLLDAPNDQVRGPISRTLCAGYNRSTLLSNPNQPDASSAGFYQDSVTNHYSRKIHAQMADGKAYGFAFDDVGAHESLVHDGNPQQAYVTLDPFD; encoded by the coding sequence GTGTCCGCACGCCGCAGGCGCTCGCGCGCCCCACTCGTCTCGCTGGTCGCCGCCGCGCTGATCAGCACCGTCGTCACCCTCGCCGGCCCCTCCGACTCCGTCGAGGCGGCCGTCCCCGCGACCATTCCGCTCACCTTCAAGAACAACTCCGGCCGTGGCGACCAGGTCTACGTCTACAACCTCGGCACCGAGCTCTCGACGGGCCGGCAGGGATGGGCGGACGCGAACGGCACCTTCCACCCCTGGCCGGCCGGAGGGTCCACGCCCGTTCCCGCGCCCGACGCCGCCATCGCCGGTCCGGCCAACGGCGGGTCGATGACGATCCGGCTGCCGAAGTTCTCGGGGCGGATCTACTTCAGCTACGGACAGAAGCTGGTGTTCAAGCTGGCGACGGGCGGGCTCGTACAGCCCGCGGTGCAGAACCCGAGCGACCCGAACAGGAACATCCTCTTCAACTGGTCCGAGTACACGCTCAACGACTCGGGCCTCTGGATCAACAGCACCCAGGTCGACATGGTCTCGGCGCCGTACGCGGTCGGCGTGAAGCGCCCGGACGGCACCGTCGTGAACACGGGGCGCCTCAAGCCCGGCGGCTACCGGGGCTTCTACGACGCGCTGCGCGGGCAGCCGGGCGGCTGGGCCAACCTCATCCAGACCCGCGCGGACGGCACGGTGCTGCGCGCGCTGGCGCCGGGCCACGGCATCGAGGCCGGCGCCCTGCCGTCGGGGGTGATGAACGACTACATCAACCGCGTCTGGAGCAAGTACGCCACCTCGACCCTGACCGTCACGCCGTTCGCGAACCAGCCCTCCGTGAAGTACTTCGGCCGGGTCTCCGGCAACGTCATGAACTTCACGAACAGCTCCGGCGCCGTCGTCACCTCCTTCCAGAAGCCCGACTCCGACAGCGTCTTCGGCTGCTACAAGCTCCTCGACGCGCCGAACGACCAGGTGCGCGGCCCCATCTCCCGTACCCTCTGCGCCGGTTACAACCGTTCCACCCTGCTCAGCAATCCGAACCAGCCGGACGCCTCGTCGGCCGGCTTCTACCAGGACTCGGTGACCAACCACTACTCCCGCAAGATCCACGCCCAGATGGCCGACGGAAAGGCGTACGGCTTCGCCTTCGACGACGTCGGCGCGCACGAGTCCCTCGTCCACGACGGCAACCCGCAGCAGGCGTACGTGACGCTCGACCCCTTCGACTAG
- a CDS encoding S8 family peptidase, whose product MTGPATAIVANAADAANTAATPDITHVDGNQRIALITGDRVVVDAKGRMVGFESAAGREHIPVQVQRLKGHTLVVPSDAQRLIAAGKLDQRLFDLDVLTDAQLRKSHRDGLKLIVQYEGGAGAARAEVRTAGDTQLRRTFPTINADAIRTSEDDVARVWEALTDRRASGARATASGIGKVWLDGVRAASLDRSVRQIGADKAWESGYDGTGVKIAVLDTGVDRTHEDLAPQVVGEKNFSTSPDAVDRVGHGTHVASIAVGTGAKSGGRFKGVAPGAKVISGKVLDDQGFGDDSAVIAGMEWAAAEGADVVNLSLGGPDSPGTDPLEATVDRLTAEKGILFAIAAGNEGEYGSETVGSPGSADSALTVGAVDKDDRIASFSSVGPRVGDGAVKPDLTAPGVAITAAAAAGSAIDTNPDTPHPAPGYLQIDGTSMATPHVAGAAAILKQLHPDWKSAELKGVLTGSTKGGDYTAFQQGSGRVQVDKALTQSVVAEPVSLNYGMAQWPHADDRPQTRKIAYRNLGTSDVTLDLSVATLDKDGKPAAAGFFTLGASKVTVPAGGRAEVDLVADTSVGDADGTFSGYVTATGGGQSVRTAAVAVREVESYDVTVRTIGRDGADAQNFSSSLTGVGGPAAGFQARVDNEPGTQTIRVPKGSYTFNTAVYEDPEDYTKGTDWIAQPKLEISGATALTADARTTKPVNLTVPGIDRADYGGTYYEVDTDIGRVGNGWVLRGFTGFRTAHLGPAVTDGSLLQTWDAHFLKDATTQYSVAFGGGTNRVTTGYTKHVKASELATLKVGLGASAPGKNALASPFPHLPGAPEGNAFSAPQAAPGTRTFLVSTGDGVEWLTRLNQLGEPDKWGYPAFEGGYEMVRPKRYEAGRTYRETFNAGVFGPLLGEKTGVFRTAPDPATGKEQLVGSVPLFADGAGHVGLTPDTTATSTLYRDGVEVGRNDDPLSGSQPFTVDAADAEYRLVTSAERPAKTAAASTRVDTSFTFRSKQVTATTALPVSTVRFAAPVDLASRAPALAPVVVPVTVQGSAAGQNLKLLKVSVSYDDGKTWQLVPVLNGRISVKNPAKDSGISLSAVVTDKQGNTSTLTIHNAWLGK is encoded by the coding sequence ATGACCGGCCCCGCGACGGCGATCGTCGCGAACGCGGCCGACGCGGCGAACACGGCCGCCACACCGGACATCACACACGTCGACGGCAACCAGCGGATCGCGCTCATCACGGGCGACCGCGTGGTCGTCGACGCCAAGGGCCGAATGGTGGGCTTCGAGTCCGCCGCGGGCCGTGAGCACATACCCGTACAGGTGCAGCGTCTCAAGGGCCACACCCTCGTGGTGCCCAGCGACGCGCAGCGCCTGATCGCCGCCGGCAAGCTGGACCAGCGGCTCTTCGACCTCGACGTGCTCACCGACGCGCAGCTGCGCAAGAGCCATCGGGACGGGCTCAAGCTGATCGTGCAGTACGAAGGGGGTGCCGGTGCCGCACGGGCCGAGGTCCGTACGGCCGGGGACACCCAGCTGCGGCGCACGTTCCCGACCATCAACGCCGACGCCATCCGCACCTCGGAGGACGACGTCGCCAGGGTGTGGGAAGCGTTGACCGACCGCCGGGCGAGCGGCGCGCGCGCCACCGCCTCCGGCATCGGCAAGGTGTGGCTGGACGGGGTCCGCGCGGCGAGCCTGGACCGCAGCGTCCGGCAGATCGGCGCCGACAAGGCGTGGGAGTCCGGGTACGACGGCACGGGTGTCAAGATCGCCGTGCTCGACACCGGCGTCGACAGGACCCACGAGGACCTCGCGCCCCAGGTCGTCGGCGAGAAGAACTTCTCCACCTCCCCCGACGCCGTGGACCGCGTCGGACACGGCACCCACGTCGCGTCCATCGCCGTGGGCACCGGCGCCAAGTCCGGCGGCCGGTTCAAGGGCGTCGCCCCCGGTGCCAAGGTGATCAGCGGGAAGGTCCTCGACGACCAGGGCTTCGGTGACGACTCCGCCGTCATCGCGGGCATGGAGTGGGCCGCCGCCGAAGGCGCGGACGTCGTCAACCTCAGCCTCGGCGGCCCCGACAGCCCCGGCACCGACCCGCTCGAAGCCACGGTCGACAGGCTCACCGCCGAGAAGGGCATCCTGTTCGCCATCGCGGCGGGCAACGAGGGCGAGTACGGCTCCGAGACGGTGGGCTCACCGGGCAGCGCGGACTCCGCGCTGACCGTCGGCGCCGTCGACAAGGACGACAGGATCGCCTCCTTCTCCAGCGTCGGCCCGCGCGTCGGCGACGGCGCCGTCAAGCCGGACCTGACCGCGCCCGGCGTCGCCATCACCGCGGCCGCCGCCGCCGGCAGTGCCATCGACACGAACCCGGACACGCCGCACCCCGCGCCGGGGTACCTGCAGATCGACGGCACCTCCATGGCCACCCCGCATGTCGCGGGCGCCGCCGCGATCCTGAAGCAGCTGCACCCGGACTGGAAGTCCGCCGAGCTCAAGGGCGTGCTTACCGGGTCCACCAAGGGGGGCGACTACACCGCCTTCCAGCAGGGCTCGGGCCGCGTCCAGGTCGACAAGGCGCTGACCCAGAGCGTCGTCGCCGAGCCGGTCTCGCTGAACTACGGCATGGCGCAGTGGCCGCACGCCGACGACCGGCCCCAGACCCGGAAGATCGCCTACCGCAACCTCGGGACCAGCGACGTCACCCTCGACCTGTCGGTGGCCACCCTGGACAAGGACGGCAAGCCCGCCGCGGCCGGGTTCTTCACGCTCGGCGCCTCGAAGGTGACCGTGCCCGCCGGCGGCAGGGCCGAGGTCGACCTCGTCGCGGACACCAGCGTCGGCGACGCCGACGGCACCTTCTCCGGCTATGTCACCGCCACCGGTGGGGGCCAGTCCGTCCGCACGGCCGCGGTGGCGGTCCGCGAGGTGGAGTCCTACGACGTCACGGTCAGGACGATCGGCCGTGACGGCGCCGACGCCCAGAACTTCTCCAGCTCCCTGACCGGCGTCGGCGGCCCCGCCGCCGGCTTCCAGGCCCGCGTCGACAACGAGCCGGGCACCCAGACGATCCGTGTGCCCAAGGGCTCGTACACCTTCAACACGGCCGTCTACGAGGACCCCGAGGACTACACGAAGGGCACCGACTGGATCGCCCAGCCGAAGCTGGAGATCTCGGGCGCCACCGCGCTCACCGCCGACGCGCGGACCACGAAGCCGGTGAACCTGACCGTGCCCGGCATCGACCGGGCGGACTACGGCGGCACGTACTACGAGGTCGACACCGACATCGGCCGCGTCGGCAACGGCTGGGTCCTCAGGGGCTTCACCGGCTTCCGCACCGCCCACCTGGGTCCGGCCGTCACCGACGGCTCGCTCCTGCAGACCTGGGACGCGCACTTCCTCAAGGACGCCACCACCCAGTACTCGGTGGCCTTCGGCGGCGGGACGAACCGCGTCACGACCGGCTACACCAAGCACGTGAAGGCGAGCGAGCTGGCCACGCTCAAGGTCGGTCTCGGGGCCTCCGCCCCCGGCAAGAACGCCCTCGCCTCGCCGTTCCCGCATCTGCCGGGCGCGCCGGAGGGCAACGCGTTCTCCGCTCCGCAGGCGGCACCGGGCACCCGTACGTTCCTCGTCTCCACCGGTGACGGCGTCGAGTGGCTCACCAGGCTCAACCAGCTGGGCGAGCCCGACAAGTGGGGCTACCCGGCCTTCGAGGGTGGCTACGAGATGGTCCGCCCGAAGCGCTACGAGGCCGGCCGGACGTACCGGGAGACGTTCAACGCGGGCGTCTTCGGCCCGCTCCTGGGCGAGAAGACGGGCGTGTTCCGCACCGCTCCCGACCCGGCGACGGGCAAGGAGCAGCTCGTCGGCTCCGTGCCGCTGTTCGCCGACGGCGCGGGCCACGTGGGTCTCACGCCGGACACCACGGCCACGTCGACGCTGTACCGCGACGGCGTCGAGGTGGGCAGGAACGACGACCCGCTGAGCGGCTCGCAGCCCTTCACGGTCGACGCGGCCGACGCCGAGTACCGGCTGGTGACCTCCGCGGAACGCCCGGCGAAGACCGCCGCGGCCTCCACCCGTGTCGACACGAGTTTCACGTTCCGTTCGAAGCAGGTCACGGCCACCACGGCGCTGCCGGTGTCCACGGTCCGCTTCGCGGCCCCCGTCGACCTCGCCTCGCGCGCCCCGGCTCTCGCGCCGGTCGTCGTCCCGGTGACCGTGCAGGGCTCGGCGGCCGGGCAGAACCTCAAGTTGCTTAAGGTGTCGGTCAGTTATGACGACGGGAAGACCTGGCAGCTCGTGCCGGTTCTGAACGGCAGGATCTCCGTGAAGAATCCGGCGAAGGACAGCGGGATCTCGTTGTCCGCCGTGGTCACGGACAAGCAGGGCAACACGTCGACGCTGACCATCCACAACGCGTGGCTCGGCAAGTGA
- a CDS encoding agmatine deiminase family protein produces the protein MKTQHDDGDKPGISRRTLLARTGAAAAALAVGPVLGGVQPAMAASWRVPGEDAPHKRTWMSWPSSYTIWGNLLSKIQADIAKLAKEVAKYEPVVMCADGSSAASQARTACGSTVTVISSIPVSDCWMRDTGPLFRVDGAGGMDSFGLNFNAWGENATTFYGLPASAYAKDRVVAQRVAAYTGVPFAKASVVGEGGGIEYDGDGTLMATESCWLNSNRNPGKSRSQVEAELLSRFGASKMIWLPGVTGEDVTDGHIDGTARYIKPGVVMVQLAGAVRPDVWTANAEAIRDVLVNATDARGRRLQVLTIEGPDSLPRIPSGQRRDFLSSYMNWTVTNQAVITTQFGDTAKDAAAKTAIATAYGRPVVQLNLDSLYGNGGGGAHCVTMQEPNR, from the coding sequence GTGAAGACACAGCACGACGACGGCGACAAGCCGGGCATCTCCCGCAGAACCCTCCTGGCCCGGACCGGCGCGGCCGCTGCCGCACTGGCGGTGGGGCCCGTACTCGGCGGCGTCCAGCCGGCCATGGCCGCCTCCTGGCGAGTGCCCGGAGAGGACGCGCCGCACAAGCGGACCTGGATGTCCTGGCCGTCCAGCTACACGATCTGGGGCAACCTGCTGTCCAAGATCCAGGCCGACATCGCCAAGCTCGCCAAGGAGGTGGCCAAGTACGAGCCGGTCGTCATGTGCGCGGACGGCTCGTCGGCCGCCTCGCAGGCCAGGACCGCCTGCGGGTCCACGGTCACGGTGATCAGCTCGATCCCCGTATCGGACTGCTGGATGCGCGACACCGGTCCGCTGTTCCGCGTCGACGGAGCCGGCGGCATGGACTCCTTCGGGCTGAACTTCAACGCCTGGGGCGAGAACGCCACGACCTTCTACGGCCTCCCCGCCTCCGCCTACGCCAAGGACCGCGTGGTCGCGCAGCGGGTCGCCGCCTACACGGGTGTCCCGTTCGCGAAGGCCTCCGTGGTCGGTGAAGGCGGCGGCATCGAGTACGACGGCGACGGCACGCTCATGGCGACCGAGAGTTGCTGGCTGAACAGCAACCGCAACCCCGGCAAGTCGCGGAGCCAGGTGGAGGCGGAGCTGCTCTCCCGGTTCGGCGCATCGAAGATGATCTGGCTGCCCGGCGTCACCGGGGAGGACGTCACCGACGGCCACATCGACGGCACCGCCCGCTACATCAAACCCGGTGTGGTCATGGTGCAGTTGGCCGGCGCCGTACGGCCGGACGTCTGGACCGCCAACGCGGAGGCCATCCGCGACGTCCTGGTGAACGCCACCGACGCCAGGGGGCGCCGACTGCAGGTCCTCACCATCGAAGGTCCCGACTCCCTGCCCCGTATCCCGTCCGGCCAACGACGGGACTTCCTCAGTTCCTACATGAACTGGACGGTGACCAACCAGGCGGTGATCACCACCCAGTTCGGCGACACCGCCAAGGACGCGGCGGCCAAGACGGCGATCGCCACCGCCTACGGCAGACCCGTCGTCCAGCTCAACCTCGACAGCCTCTACGGAAACGGCGGCGGCGGCGCGCACTGCGTCACCATGCAAGAGCCCAACCGCTGA